A window from Chitinophaga filiformis encodes these proteins:
- a CDS encoding GNAT family N-acetyltransferase codes for MSWSSFNTYGDSPNNAFETLCNHLFRNYIFRNYKDIVKFRAVNGKGGDGGVESYAEFADGAIRAVQSKWFRDDFGASQIDQIRKSINTAKKLRPNIKEYFVCIPRKLTSLRFVRGSAGADKQVTRSSEDQLLDELDAELKGKFADLTVHWWVDEVIEAELMREDNEGLHKFWFSHEVINVTYLQQQFERQKAGWLNERYVPQLHTQGFIQQDIAVLNYSETYRNHFSAVAKYYVIALQRVVTAIDKFLKQEFDDETFRSDLVDARSEIIQTIGIIKDLEKKVKTGQLVDPIPVIPFDSLDKLIDSCVNFGYDHQGVVKADFLINAMLRLKDTDFEEEILRLKGAMDTKGLLILGGPGTGKTHGLAFAVEQHLQRQAPAMIIQAFGTPCNSWGEIISAGLELTNWSINEILNALESIAIRNDRRLADSMVSFGEELNREPTPVLINVDGLEEDLTNWRKWNTRIRESLLIGKKFPRVKFIYSARPQFFKSSELPDTLPLNVHELPAEGDVRLQKLALHYFTPENYNITITSPSLIRGLDSLFALRLFCEIYRNRSLSESDQLITAGKDLLAGKIGKMESEFQVKMGTQFAESRSPVATAISVLAGQFLEKVEIEHNFLVQCLQPELTYMTVADIDQLLDYLAHSGILIKNVSYNDADGIPISKTEYYITYRSIIEIVVANRTIKTIISENLEQIPALIFERLRLGTGQEQELSNERITQIIVNTMFHEHGKLIGEEGFLTKGFTDLEIQRMRTEALRKAPAALAAKYKAGIDKQFWESHEQRYKLLLQQILPGSENAENNFGAFYLHQILISIPNAYQRDKIWNGKDYYGYPKEISCQYGVKEIIDTYSQDLYLSDYALHNEMPLVYAWCLSTLDQKFRERLRKNLARWAISQPNEFILLLDLIFDCKDPQIQEDLASITLALAGRLKDQQAIFKLAQWALNHVFNDPLTNRNIIVRQGFRAIVERAYQYQLITDEEVALCRPQQQNDLILLSLDNGALTSPREEIYPIVHDLAWYVVKKSTNGFLKYPDGSGPVLQSKDSPQAQQLLDLYAQKYGVRLYASGWRMAAAIAYVRGLGFDAVDGSSFTEASHGSKSKIFTYEEKYTWLAVHYLNGYLADYVPYNKDETWGFIKDYNTIINVPNPAEDLVAETDQPEVFDEWIQQEPIFAVLNDEPSLLIEAQVTQDPVIDFGKWLHFNETQFYLSETDEDLVALYNYTSTHDNTGFVYGRMQISACLVPKGAVSRLLKVLQNDRRDPYFVTHLDNLHASPDTDIYSNPSDLVWMNWIEERETGEAIPIEGEKLTIGFALTGVTKNSTEGEEHLMIPSRLLRNITGMVEMQGSFFFDKQEKITAFLHKVSLWQRENQEIVVVNKQALQNALDENNLEMVWFVEQFKAREVSVPEIEHVPHFQKCRKYFVYQEDGELKDIKFWDERFSNQRDKYSDERFNALVPEIKQYNQFSEDEIRQIESLIKAGGEVNARTLSGRLKSTEAIAVFKADDRIVATASIKKPLTRYRNYVFTQAKVPDKGVEYDLELGYVYTKTRYRGHRLARRLCQSLIGQFEQHSIYATTRMTNMPMYFVLTGLGFRTIGETYENKEGTDQLSLCIRKPKSNPLVTDADK; via the coding sequence ATGAGTTGGAGTTCATTTAATACATATGGAGATTCTCCCAATAATGCGTTTGAAACGCTCTGTAATCATCTTTTCCGAAACTACATTTTCAGAAATTACAAGGATATTGTAAAGTTCCGTGCTGTTAACGGTAAAGGTGGAGATGGTGGTGTCGAATCATATGCAGAGTTTGCCGATGGTGCGATTCGAGCAGTGCAATCAAAATGGTTCAGGGATGATTTTGGCGCTTCGCAAATTGATCAGATCCGAAAGTCCATTAACACGGCAAAGAAACTGCGTCCAAACATCAAAGAATATTTTGTCTGCATACCGCGCAAGCTGACGTCTCTGAGATTTGTAAGGGGAAGTGCAGGAGCCGATAAGCAAGTGACCAGGTCGTCAGAGGACCAGTTGCTTGACGAGCTAGATGCAGAACTGAAAGGTAAGTTTGCGGATTTGACAGTGCATTGGTGGGTGGACGAAGTGATTGAAGCGGAATTGATGCGGGAGGATAATGAAGGTCTTCATAAATTTTGGTTTTCCCATGAAGTCATTAACGTAACTTATCTACAGCAGCAATTTGAACGGCAGAAAGCTGGCTGGCTGAATGAAAGATATGTTCCACAACTACACACCCAGGGATTTATCCAACAGGATATAGCCGTTTTAAATTATAGTGAAACCTATCGAAATCACTTTTCCGCGGTAGCCAAATACTATGTTATCGCTTTGCAAAGAGTCGTTACAGCAATTGATAAATTTTTAAAACAAGAATTCGACGATGAAACCTTTAGGTCTGACCTGGTTGACGCACGTAGTGAAATAATCCAGACCATTGGCATTATAAAAGATCTGGAAAAGAAAGTAAAAACTGGGCAGTTGGTGGATCCAATACCAGTCATTCCATTCGACTCACTTGATAAGTTGATAGACAGCTGTGTTAACTTTGGCTATGACCATCAGGGCGTTGTTAAAGCAGATTTTCTGATTAACGCCATGCTCCGACTAAAAGATACTGATTTTGAAGAAGAAATTCTCCGGTTAAAAGGAGCTATGGATACCAAAGGGTTATTGATTTTGGGTGGGCCAGGGACAGGCAAAACCCATGGTTTGGCATTTGCAGTCGAACAGCATCTGCAAAGACAGGCGCCAGCTATGATCATACAAGCCTTTGGCACCCCGTGCAATAGTTGGGGAGAAATTATTAGTGCAGGACTTGAATTAACTAATTGGAGTATCAATGAAATCCTAAATGCCCTGGAATCCATTGCCATAAGAAACGACCGACGCTTAGCCGACTCAATGGTTAGTTTTGGTGAAGAATTAAATCGTGAGCCCACCCCGGTATTAATAAACGTTGATGGATTGGAAGAGGATCTAACGAACTGGAGGAAATGGAATACCAGGATTAGAGAAAGCCTGTTGATTGGAAAAAAGTTCCCGCGGGTAAAGTTTATTTATAGTGCCCGTCCACAATTTTTTAAATCCAGTGAGCTGCCCGATACATTACCTTTAAACGTTCACGAACTCCCGGCAGAAGGAGATGTACGACTACAAAAGCTGGCCCTTCATTACTTTACACCGGAAAATTATAATATAACAATCACCTCACCATCACTGATCAGGGGCCTGGATAGCTTATTTGCTTTAAGGTTATTTTGTGAAATCTACCGGAATAGGTCCCTCAGTGAGTCTGATCAGCTTATTACAGCTGGTAAAGATCTGCTGGCAGGAAAAATCGGGAAAATGGAAAGTGAATTTCAGGTAAAGATGGGTACGCAATTCGCAGAATCAAGATCCCCGGTCGCAACTGCCATTTCAGTGCTGGCTGGCCAATTTTTGGAAAAAGTGGAAATTGAACACAATTTTCTGGTACAGTGCCTGCAACCAGAGCTTACATACATGACAGTTGCTGACATCGATCAGCTGCTGGATTATTTAGCCCATAGCGGGATACTGATTAAGAATGTGTCTTATAATGATGCTGACGGCATCCCTATTTCTAAAACCGAGTATTATATCACATATCGCTCCATTATAGAAATAGTAGTGGCCAATCGCACTATCAAAACCATTATCTCAGAAAACCTTGAGCAAATCCCTGCTCTAATTTTTGAAAGACTGCGTTTAGGCACGGGCCAGGAGCAGGAATTGTCTAATGAGCGAATCACACAGATCATTGTTAATACCATGTTTCATGAGCATGGTAAACTTATTGGCGAGGAAGGGTTTCTTACAAAGGGCTTTACCGACCTGGAGATTCAAAGGATGCGGACGGAAGCCTTACGCAAAGCACCGGCTGCACTGGCTGCCAAATATAAAGCAGGTATTGACAAGCAGTTCTGGGAATCGCATGAGCAGCGGTATAAGCTACTGCTGCAGCAAATCCTTCCAGGCAGTGAAAACGCCGAAAATAACTTTGGCGCATTTTATTTGCATCAGATACTGATCAGTATTCCCAATGCCTATCAGCGGGATAAGATCTGGAATGGCAAGGATTATTATGGATATCCAAAGGAGATATCCTGTCAGTATGGTGTAAAAGAGATAATCGACACTTACTCCCAAGATTTATATTTGTCCGATTATGCTTTACATAATGAGATGCCGTTGGTATATGCTTGGTGTTTATCTACGCTTGATCAAAAATTCCGGGAGAGATTAAGAAAAAACCTTGCCAGATGGGCTATTTCGCAACCTAACGAATTTATCCTACTCCTGGACTTAATTTTCGATTGCAAGGATCCGCAAATACAGGAGGATTTAGCTTCAATCACCTTAGCATTAGCGGGACGTCTAAAAGACCAGCAGGCCATTTTTAAGCTGGCCCAATGGGCATTAAATCATGTGTTTAATGATCCACTCACAAACAGAAACATCATCGTACGACAGGGATTTAGGGCTATCGTTGAAAGGGCCTACCAATACCAGCTGATTACGGACGAGGAAGTAGCATTATGTCGCCCGCAGCAGCAAAATGACCTAATCCTGCTTTCTTTAGATAATGGTGCACTAACATCGCCTAGAGAAGAAATTTATCCCATTGTGCATGACCTGGCCTGGTATGTGGTTAAAAAATCAACAAATGGTTTTTTAAAATACCCCGACGGCTCCGGACCGGTACTTCAAAGTAAGGATAGTCCGCAAGCACAACAATTATTGGATTTATACGCGCAAAAGTATGGTGTGCGGTTATATGCCAGTGGCTGGCGCATGGCAGCGGCCATAGCTTATGTAAGAGGATTGGGCTTTGATGCTGTAGATGGTAGTTCTTTCACAGAAGCGTCACATGGGAGTAAAAGCAAAATATTTACTTATGAAGAGAAGTACACCTGGCTGGCAGTTCACTACCTGAATGGTTATCTGGCAGACTATGTTCCGTATAATAAGGATGAGACATGGGGATTCATCAAAGATTACAATACCATTATCAATGTACCCAACCCTGCTGAAGACTTAGTGGCAGAAACAGATCAACCTGAAGTCTTTGACGAATGGATACAGCAGGAACCCATATTTGCTGTATTAAATGATGAACCATCGTTACTTATTGAGGCGCAGGTAACACAGGATCCTGTTATCGACTTTGGGAAATGGCTGCATTTCAATGAAACACAGTTTTACTTATCAGAAACTGATGAAGATCTTGTCGCCCTCTATAATTACACCAGTACACATGACAATACTGGATTTGTGTATGGTAGAATGCAAATATCTGCCTGCTTAGTTCCAAAGGGTGCGGTATCGCGATTGTTGAAGGTGTTACAGAATGATCGCCGTGATCCTTATTTTGTAACCCATCTTGATAATTTACATGCCTCTCCGGATACCGATATCTATTCGAACCCTTCGGATTTGGTTTGGATGAATTGGATTGAAGAAAGGGAAACCGGTGAAGCAATCCCTATAGAAGGAGAGAAACTTACGATCGGATTTGCATTAACCGGGGTGACCAAAAATAGTACTGAGGGTGAGGAACATTTGATGATACCTTCACGATTATTGAGAAATATAACTGGTATGGTGGAAATGCAAGGTTCTTTTTTCTTCGACAAACAGGAAAAAATAACAGCATTCCTGCATAAAGTGTCGCTTTGGCAAAGAGAGAACCAGGAAATAGTGGTAGTTAACAAACAAGCATTGCAAAATGCTTTGGACGAGAACAATTTGGAGATGGTTTGGTTTGTAGAGCAATTTAAAGCCAGGGAAGTCTCTGTTCCAGAAATTGAGCATGTCCCTCATTTTCAAAAATGTCGGAAGTATTTTGTGTATCAGGAAGATGGTGAGTTAAAGGATATTAAGTTTTGGGACGAAAGATTTTCGAACCAAAGAGATAAGTATTCTGACGAAAGATTTAATGCCCTGGTGCCCGAAATCAAACAGTATAATCAGTTCTCAGAAGATGAAATACGGCAAATAGAATCACTGATCAAAGCAGGAGGAGAAGTTAATGCACGTACACTATCGGGCAGGTTAAAGTCAACTGAGGCTATCGCTGTTTTCAAGGCCGATGACAGGATTGTTGCCACCGCATCAATCAAAAAGCCTTTAACGAGGTATCGCAATTACGTCTTTACTCAGGCAAAAGTTCCTGATAAAGGGGTTGAATACGATCTTGAGCTGGGATATGTCTACACGAAAACACGATACCGCGGCCATCGTCTTGCCAGGCGATTATGCCAGTCTTTAATCGGCCAGTTTGAGCAACACTCCATTTATGCAACCACCCGAATGACTAACATGCCCATGTATTTCGTTTTAACGGGATTGGGATTTAGAACCATCGGGGAAACGTATGAAAACAAAGAAGGCACAGATCAGCTGAGTTTATGCATTAGGAAACCAAAATCAAATCCATTAGTGACTGATGCGGATAAATAA
- a CDS encoding helix-turn-helix domain-containing protein yields the protein MAAINPEMIKLARESRGYSQNELCTLLGVAQGTISKIENAVMQPSEEVLSKLAQVLDYPVSFFSQPDYLYAPSYIYYRRRISMSKKSLAISEAKRNIIKLGLEKLLNSVDLPETNLFRWDVEDHGPIEQAAQLLRERWKLPRGKVDNISKVVEDNGIIIVLFDFEGEKVDGISLYTEKNHPVIFVNSTLPGDRFRLTIAHEVGHLILHFGKPIAETRDVEKEAFLFASELLVPTAEFRKDFDHLDFRALTNLKLYWKVSMSSLIYKAKQTGLITENQGKYLFAQLSALGYKTKEPLELNIPRETPTLLKEILQLHKEELGYSDEELSRLVHLNATDFKNYYQTDFQRLRIVR from the coding sequence ATGGCAGCCATTAACCCAGAAATGATTAAGCTGGCGCGGGAATCGCGTGGGTATAGTCAAAATGAACTTTGTACTTTGTTGGGAGTGGCCCAGGGAACGATATCGAAGATTGAAAATGCTGTGATGCAACCTTCTGAGGAAGTGCTATCAAAACTCGCGCAGGTATTGGACTATCCAGTGTCTTTTTTCTCCCAACCGGACTACCTATACGCTCCCAGCTATATATACTACAGGCGCAGGATTAGCATGTCCAAAAAGAGCCTTGCTATTTCAGAAGCTAAACGGAACATTATCAAACTGGGCCTGGAAAAACTATTAAATAGCGTTGACCTTCCGGAAACAAACCTTTTCAGATGGGATGTTGAAGATCATGGTCCAATTGAACAGGCAGCACAGCTGCTACGGGAAAGATGGAAACTTCCCAGGGGAAAGGTGGATAACATTTCAAAGGTGGTGGAGGATAACGGTATAATCATCGTACTTTTTGATTTTGAAGGCGAGAAGGTAGATGGTATCAGCTTGTACACAGAAAAAAATCATCCTGTAATATTTGTGAACAGTACGTTACCAGGCGATCGCTTTCGGCTAACCATTGCTCATGAGGTTGGGCATCTTATTTTACACTTCGGCAAGCCGATTGCGGAAACACGGGACGTAGAAAAAGAAGCGTTTTTGTTCGCAAGCGAGTTGTTGGTACCTACAGCAGAATTCAGGAAGGACTTCGATCATCTTGACTTCAGGGCGCTAACTAATTTGAAACTATACTGGAAGGTATCCATGTCTTCCCTGATATACAAAGCAAAGCAGACAGGACTCATTACCGAAAATCAAGGCAAGTATCTTTTTGCACAGTTATCAGCCCTTGGGTATAAGACCAAAGAGCCTCTTGAACTTAATATACCACGAGAAACGCCCACTTTGTTAAAAGAGATTCTTCAACTTCATAAAGAGGAGTTGGGATATTCGGACGAAGAACTGAGCAGGTTGGTTCACCTGAATGCAACAGACTTTAAAAATTATTATCAAACTGACTTCCAGCGATTAAGAATTGTTAGATGA
- a CDS encoding ImmA/IrrE family metallo-endopeptidase, which produces MVLERIEHLATDIIKRTGATTLPIDVEAIARALNIRVAPFPMDNAVSGVLLIDSNGVPTIGYNITESRVRRRFTLAHEIGHYICHVKQGDGSRVFVDKDFKVMFRSKSPEPGEIRMEREANAFAASLLMPEFLLLEMVTDKEFDLNSEDSIRELAKTFDVSVGAMSFRLLNLGMSASYYNNQFF; this is translated from the coding sequence ATGGTTTTAGAACGAATTGAACATTTAGCTACCGACATTATTAAACGGACTGGTGCTACTACACTTCCCATTGATGTGGAAGCAATTGCCCGCGCCCTTAATATCAGGGTAGCGCCGTTTCCTATGGATAATGCTGTGTCCGGCGTTCTGTTGATCGACAGTAATGGTGTACCGACGATTGGCTATAATATAACTGAATCTCGTGTACGTCGCAGATTTACCCTCGCCCACGAAATCGGCCATTATATTTGCCATGTTAAGCAGGGAGATGGCTCTAGAGTCTTCGTTGATAAAGATTTTAAAGTTATGTTCAGGAGCAAATCACCAGAACCTGGTGAAATTCGGATGGAACGGGAGGCCAATGCCTTTGCGGCCAGTCTTCTGATGCCAGAATTTCTACTGTTGGAAATGGTTACCGATAAGGAATTTGATCTCAATAGCGAAGATTCAATTAGGGAGCTGGCGAAAACATTTGACGTCAGTGTCGGCGCTATGTCATTTCGGTTGCTTAACCTGGGAATGAGTGCCTCCTATTATAATAACCAGTTTTTTTAA
- a CDS encoding helix-turn-helix domain-containing protein, producing the protein MLQNLLSITKLNFVIRWWYIIFVLINDTLPMMTAEDTKDFYAELGANIRQARVDAFISQEQLAQHLDLTNASIANIEKGRQRVLIHTLLTICSVLNVDINKLLPPTRQTLPAHNASVGANFDMNSVDIVSINTDASTKEAVEKFISHIIKQS; encoded by the coding sequence ATGTTACAAAACCTATTAAGTATTACAAAACTAAATTTTGTGATACGATGGTGGTACATTATATTTGTATTGATAAATGATACACTTCCCATGATGACAGCCGAGGATACCAAGGACTTCTATGCCGAACTTGGAGCAAATATCCGGCAAGCACGAGTAGACGCGTTTATATCTCAGGAACAATTAGCACAGCATCTGGATTTAACAAACGCCTCAATTGCGAATATTGAAAAAGGACGTCAGCGGGTATTAATTCATACTCTTCTGACGATTTGCTCGGTTCTAAACGTAGACATCAATAAATTGCTGCCTCCGACCAGGCAGACCTTACCTGCACATAATGCGTCAGTAGGCGCAAATTTTGATATGAATAGTGTGGATATTGTAAGTATCAATACGGATGCCTCAACAAAGGAGGCTGTGGAGAAATTTATATCTCACATTATTAAGCAGAGTTAA
- a CDS encoding multiubiquitin domain-containing protein, with amino-acid sequence MEDLKEGTSKARTYDVTIDNEKHTFDRPIINRADIITKVGKDPDGCYDVFQKLEHCDFEYVRPDQEIDLRQLAVERFEIRTAINAHYRFDNEPEQTDHKQLTPIQILKAGGKDHEQFYLVQLPAHAPEIVYAFTETEPIQIKCRGMEFVSRPWVNEIDIEQYGKTCREVLPAKHYRIKVNNAYYTVSNPFITREELLNLPGIANPAAWDVYKFYSTNPTPELIVPGEVVDLQERCLVRFVLQPKEQTDGRTGRQQFTLPAEDAEYLDKLGLPWETLVQNNITWVLIHQYPLPQGYTTASTTVALMIPPNYPIAEIDMAYFLPALVKTSARPIPASFVQQLDGQQFQGWSRHRAAGQWQPGIDSLVTHLVLVNNWLVKELNR; translated from the coding sequence GTGGAAGATTTAAAAGAAGGTACCTCTAAAGCACGTACCTATGATGTAACCATAGACAATGAAAAACACACGTTTGACAGGCCTATCATCAACAGGGCGGACATTATAACCAAGGTTGGAAAAGACCCGGATGGTTGTTACGATGTGTTTCAAAAACTTGAACACTGTGATTTTGAGTACGTTAGACCTGACCAAGAGATCGATTTACGTCAACTGGCTGTGGAGCGTTTTGAAATCAGAACTGCTATTAACGCACATTATCGCTTTGATAATGAGCCGGAGCAAACCGATCACAAACAGCTGACTCCGATTCAGATATTAAAAGCAGGTGGAAAAGACCATGAACAGTTCTACCTCGTGCAACTGCCGGCGCATGCACCGGAGATTGTATATGCTTTTACGGAAACGGAACCTATACAGATCAAATGCCGTGGTATGGAGTTTGTCTCCCGCCCATGGGTTAATGAAATTGATATAGAACAGTACGGGAAGACCTGTAGGGAAGTTCTGCCAGCTAAACATTATCGTATAAAGGTGAATAACGCTTACTATACGGTAAGTAACCCTTTCATTACCAGAGAAGAACTATTGAACCTTCCAGGTATCGCCAACCCGGCCGCCTGGGATGTATACAAATTCTATAGCACCAATCCTACACCGGAGCTTATTGTACCCGGCGAGGTTGTTGACCTGCAGGAAAGATGCCTGGTTAGATTTGTGCTACAACCTAAGGAACAAACTGACGGCCGTACAGGCCGTCAGCAGTTCACCCTGCCGGCAGAAGACGCTGAATACCTTGACAAGTTGGGTCTGCCATGGGAAACCCTGGTACAGAACAACATCACTTGGGTATTGATACATCAATATCCCTTACCGCAGGGATATACAACAGCCAGCACTACCGTGGCGCTGATGATACCTCCCAATTACCCTATCGCAGAGATAGACATGGCGTACTTCCTGCCCGCGCTGGTAAAGACCAGTGCGCGCCCCATACCTGCATCCTTTGTGCAGCAATTGGATGGTCAACAATTTCAAGGGTGGTCCAGACACCGTGCCGCTGGGCAATGGCAGCCGGGAATTGATAGTCTTGTCACTCACCTGGTGCTGGTCAATAATTGGTTAGTTAAGGAATTAAACCGCTAG
- a CDS encoding HesA/MoeB/ThiF family protein — protein sequence MNKIRISKHHYQLLCHHLFPGDDREAVALALCSRNIHGSDHILQILELFPVAYEDCYERKPDLVRWPTNLVNPLLEKAMGRGYAILKIHCHPGGGERFSEFDDESDQTLFSSVHAWLDSTQPHASCIMLPDKRLFGRFFTADMQIETIHQISVAGDDLLFWNYSEMPELDERLQARNLQTFGRGTVQQFSQMRIGVVGNSGTGSPTIEQLKRLGVKELVLVDPDYIDHVNLNRILGATLQDANQQVPKPEVMKREIEKVGFGTTVTCFNSTVAEPAVINALAQCDVLFSCVDGIEGRHILNLISSCYLIPLFDMGVKLQADGKGGITGIYGTVHYIIPGGSSLLSRKQYTMAGLQAESIRRADQAGILKNQYLADVQESQPAVISINMQIAAIAVNDFLARIHPFRNFDNDEVNIIRYWYCELLTKLECDNEPCPVFSHYVGLGDCEPLLNTPQFGKL from the coding sequence ATGAATAAAATAAGAATATCAAAACATCATTACCAGTTACTTTGTCATCACCTGTTTCCGGGTGATGACAGAGAAGCGGTAGCCCTGGCCCTTTGCAGCAGAAACATACACGGGTCCGATCATATTCTTCAGATATTGGAACTTTTTCCAGTTGCATATGAAGATTGCTATGAACGTAAGCCCGATTTGGTGAGATGGCCGACTAACCTGGTGAACCCCTTGCTGGAAAAAGCGATGGGACGTGGTTATGCCATTCTAAAGATTCACTGCCATCCTGGAGGCGGCGAACGCTTCAGTGAGTTTGATGATGAGTCTGACCAGACACTTTTCAGCAGTGTGCATGCCTGGTTGGATAGCACGCAACCCCATGCCAGTTGCATCATGCTGCCGGATAAAAGGCTTTTTGGCCGCTTTTTTACTGCTGACATGCAAATAGAAACCATTCACCAAATCAGCGTGGCTGGTGACGATCTGCTGTTTTGGAACTATTCAGAGATGCCTGAGCTGGATGAACGTCTTCAAGCGCGCAACCTGCAAACCTTTGGCAGAGGAACGGTTCAACAATTCAGCCAGATGAGAATTGGTGTTGTTGGAAATTCCGGCACCGGAAGCCCAACTATTGAGCAGTTAAAAAGACTAGGCGTAAAGGAGCTGGTGCTGGTAGATCCCGATTATATTGATCACGTCAACCTGAACAGGATACTCGGGGCAACGCTACAAGATGCCAATCAGCAGGTGCCCAAACCGGAAGTGATGAAACGCGAGATAGAGAAAGTAGGTTTTGGCACAACCGTGACCTGTTTCAATAGTACGGTAGCTGAACCCGCTGTCATTAATGCCCTGGCCCAATGTGACGTCTTGTTTAGTTGTGTGGATGGTATTGAAGGAAGGCACATCTTGAACCTGATCTCCTCTTGTTATCTCATCCCACTATTTGATATGGGTGTAAAACTACAAGCCGACGGTAAAGGTGGAATAACCGGCATCTATGGTACGGTTCACTACATCATTCCTGGAGGTTCAAGCTTGCTGAGCAGAAAGCAATACACAATGGCTGGACTGCAGGCAGAATCGATCAGGCGTGCAGATCAAGCTGGCATATTAAAGAACCAGTACCTGGCAGACGTACAGGAATCACAGCCAGCGGTAATTAGTATTAACATGCAGATCGCAGCCATCGCTGTGAACGATTTTCTGGCAAGGATTCACCCGTTTCGCAACTTCGATAATGATGAGGTCAATATAATCCGCTATTGGTATTGCGAACTGCTGACAAAGCTGGAATGTGATAATGAACCATGTCCAGTATTCTCCCATTACGTCGGACTGGGAGACTGCGAACCATTATTGAACACTCCACAATTTGGTAAACTATGA
- a CDS encoding DUF6527 family protein, with amino-acid sequence MTCPCGCGKILYLNLLRDYAPYWAYKTEGKIISLSPSVHRTVGCKSHFFITDGKLIWCR; translated from the coding sequence ATGACGTGTCCCTGTGGTTGTGGGAAGATACTGTATCTAAATCTGCTAAGAGATTATGCGCCCTATTGGGCGTATAAAACCGAAGGTAAGATCATCAGCCTCTCCCCTTCCGTTCACAGAACAGTAGGATGCAAAAGTCACTTCTTTATCACCGATGGAAAACTCATTTGGTGCAGATAA
- a CDS encoding DUF2188 domain-containing protein, producing MSKKSNQHVVPRGNNWAVQGAGNSRATAIVSTQQQAIDIARQIAINHSSEMYIHGRNGRIREANSYGNDPNPPKG from the coding sequence ATGTCAAAAAAAAGCAATCAACATGTAGTGCCCAGAGGAAACAACTGGGCCGTTCAGGGCGCCGGTAATTCCAGGGCCACTGCTATTGTTTCCACTCAACAGCAAGCAATTGATATTGCCAGGCAAATTGCCATTAACCATTCCTCTGAGATGTACATCCATGGTAGAAATGGACGTATCAGAGAAGCTAATAGTTATGGCAACGATCCTAACCCTCCAAAAGGGTAA